In a genomic window of Bradyrhizobium sp. LLZ17:
- a CDS encoding efflux RND transporter periplasmic adaptor subunit yields MRKLWLVILAGVVVAGGAALVARQIRPPKPNMVGVAPDSVPVVAGTVVRHDVPIYRRGVGTVIAYNNVIVRSQITGQLIKIAFTQGQTVKKGDLLAEIDPRPYQAQLDQAIANRDRDQAQVDNAQANLNRYVPLAKNGWASTQLVDTTKAQLAQLQAMVKSDEGVIEQAKTNLSYTQLTSPIDGVTGLRQVDIGNIIHPTDTAGLVDVTQIQPISLLFSLPQTDFVEINREMAKGPLKVLAYSQDDKTQLDEGKLDLVDNQIVQTTGTIKLRASFPNAKRMLWPGELINARLFLETRHNGLTIAASAIQQGPHGPFVWMIGADETVTTRPVRVAEISDGSALIDSGLQANEKIVVDGQYRLQPGTRVQELQGSAAQEADLQNSVEQEIP; encoded by the coding sequence ATGCGCAAGCTATGGCTCGTTATTCTCGCTGGCGTGGTGGTTGCCGGAGGAGCTGCATTGGTCGCCCGGCAAATCCGCCCGCCCAAACCGAACATGGTTGGCGTTGCGCCGGATTCGGTGCCGGTCGTGGCGGGAACGGTGGTTCGTCACGACGTGCCGATCTACCGGCGTGGCGTAGGCACGGTGATTGCCTATAACAACGTCATCGTGCGCAGCCAGATCACCGGCCAGCTCATCAAGATCGCCTTCACGCAGGGACAGACCGTCAAAAAAGGCGATCTCCTCGCCGAGATCGATCCGCGCCCTTATCAAGCGCAGCTCGATCAGGCGATCGCCAATCGCGATCGCGATCAGGCGCAAGTCGACAATGCACAGGCCAATCTGAACCGGTACGTGCCGCTGGCCAAGAACGGTTGGGCAAGCACGCAGCTCGTCGATACCACGAAGGCCCAATTGGCCCAGCTTCAGGCGATGGTGAAGTCCGATGAGGGCGTCATCGAGCAAGCGAAGACGAATTTGAGCTATACGCAGCTGACATCTCCAATCGACGGCGTGACCGGCCTTCGCCAGGTCGATATCGGCAACATCATCCATCCGACCGATACAGCTGGCCTAGTGGATGTGACCCAGATCCAGCCAATCTCATTGCTGTTCTCGCTTCCCCAGACCGACTTTGTGGAGATCAATCGGGAGATGGCCAAGGGACCACTGAAGGTGCTCGCCTATAGTCAGGATGACAAGACCCAGCTCGACGAGGGCAAGCTTGATCTGGTGGACAACCAGATCGTCCAGACCACCGGCACGATCAAGCTACGGGCGAGCTTTCCCAATGCGAAACGGATGCTTTGGCCGGGCGAACTCATCAATGCGCGACTCTTTCTCGAAACCCGCCACAACGGGTTGACCATTGCCGCCTCAGCCATTCAGCAGGGACCACACGGGCCCTTCGTCTGGATGATTGGGGCAGACGAAACCGTGACGACGCGGCCAGTGAGGGTTGCCGAGATCAGCGATGGCAGCGCGCTGATCGATTCAGGGCTTCAGGCCAACGAGAAGATTGTGGTCGATGGGCAATACAGGCTTCAGCCTGGTACCCGCGTGCAGGAGCTCCAGGGCAGCGCAGCGCAGGAAGCAGATCTCCAGAACTCCGTCGAGCAGGAAATCCCATGA
- a CDS encoding sensor histidine kinase — MVAIGAFAICVFLIIAFIYWPTSRYVTASVDRLIIDRANTFSSLPPQQRLQALQQHLDGDPRRVKLGGLFDAHGNRVIGNIESLPRNLQPDTPPQQLSVVRIDAAGREQQLARAVARKLDDGAILLIGRNTDELSEIGSTIERAVAWGLIPALCLGSLFGAFLSIRTQQRLDQYNRQIQRIVAGELRERLPEQGGAPFTELARLINAMLDEMEELLRSVAGVGDDIAHDLRTPLTNVRMTLESGRHKAKTLDELKEAVDRAIGGLDQSLTMVTALLRITEIEHSRRLEGFREVDLAELVRDVGELYEPMAKDKGVTLVVEAKEKMVVQGDRDLLFEAIANLVDNAVKFTPECGHIELKLCRIGEKSIVHVSDTGRGIAPSERDLVTRRFYRSDKSRGEPGLGLGLSLVVAIAKLHGVQFGLSPAPTGRGCVAEIVFERGPPQVS; from the coding sequence GTGGTCGCAATCGGCGCGTTCGCGATCTGCGTCTTCCTGATCATCGCCTTCATCTACTGGCCGACTTCCAGATACGTGACCGCGAGTGTCGATCGACTGATTATCGATCGCGCCAATACGTTCTCCAGCCTTCCTCCACAGCAGCGGCTCCAAGCCCTCCAGCAACACCTCGACGGGGATCCGCGGCGGGTGAAGCTCGGCGGCCTCTTCGACGCGCACGGAAACCGTGTGATCGGAAACATTGAAAGTCTGCCGCGCAACCTACAGCCAGACACCCCACCACAGCAGCTTTCAGTGGTGCGGATCGATGCCGCCGGCCGCGAGCAACAGTTGGCACGCGCCGTCGCACGCAAGCTTGATGATGGAGCGATCCTCCTCATCGGCCGGAACACCGACGAGCTGTCTGAAATCGGCAGCACGATAGAGCGAGCAGTCGCATGGGGGCTCATTCCGGCGCTGTGCCTTGGTTCGCTGTTTGGAGCATTCCTGAGCATCAGGACGCAACAACGGCTCGACCAATACAACCGGCAGATCCAACGCATCGTGGCGGGCGAATTGCGCGAACGCTTGCCGGAACAAGGTGGGGCTCCCTTCACCGAGCTGGCGCGGCTTATCAATGCAATGCTGGATGAAATGGAGGAGCTTCTGCGTAGTGTTGCCGGAGTGGGCGACGACATCGCTCACGACCTGCGAACGCCGCTCACGAATGTGCGGATGACCCTGGAGAGCGGACGGCACAAAGCGAAGACTCTTGACGAGCTGAAGGAGGCTGTCGATCGCGCCATCGGGGGGCTCGACCAATCATTAACGATGGTCACTGCCCTGCTCCGCATCACCGAAATCGAGCATAGTCGGCGTTTGGAGGGGTTCCGTGAGGTCGACCTGGCGGAGTTGGTACGCGACGTTGGAGAGCTCTACGAGCCTATGGCCAAAGACAAAGGCGTAACCCTAGTCGTAGAAGCCAAAGAGAAGATGGTGGTTCAGGGCGATCGCGACCTGCTGTTCGAGGCCATTGCAAATCTCGTCGACAACGCCGTGAAATTCACGCCGGAATGCGGGCATATCGAGCTCAAGCTCTGTCGCATCGGAGAAAAGAGCATCGTGCACGTCAGCGACACCGGGCGCGGAATCGCGCCGAGCGAGCGTGACCTCGTCACGAGACGCTTCTATCGATCCGACAAAAGCCGCGGAGAGCCTGGGCTTGGATTGGGTCTGAGCCTGGTGGTTGCGATCGCAAAATTGCACGGAGTTCAGTTCGGGCTGTCGCCAGCGCCAACCGGACGGGGTTGCGTTGCGGAGATCGTGTTCGAACGCGGTCCACCGCAAGTCAGTTGA
- a CDS encoding molybdopterin cofactor-binding domain-containing protein, with protein MDEMMNRRKVLQAGGALIVAFSLPMARAETAAAEKTLSPDRVDGFLAVAQDGRVTVYSGKVDLGTGVRTALTQIVADELDVSMNQITIIEGDTALTPDQGTTSGSFSIQSGGMQLRRAAATARRALLRRAAAQMDRDISTLSIRNGVVTAAGGERLPIGSLVEPTSLALDIETDAPQKAPGDYTVVGKPVRRLDIPAKVDGRFTFMQDFKLPDMLHGRVVRPSGFGATLVSYDESSIADIPGIVKIVRISNFLGVVAKSEWSAIKAAQQMKVTWSSWNDLPDQSKIWEHVRNTPVVHDDVTSRLGSSRAVLGAAPRKLRATYDFAIHTHGSIGPSCAVATFIDGKLTCWTASQATHDLRKQLAAMLALSHADVRCVYVEGAGCYGRNGHEDAAADAALLARAVGRPVRVQWMRADEHGWDPKGPPTLLDMQAGVDPQGNLAAWESELFVPDGSATFVPLTGADLAGLNSLGKLSPGGVLNDLSIPYDIPNVTTTAHRLQSTPLRPAWIRSPGRLQNTFANESFLDEIAASVGADPLDIRLQHLEDARGKELLERLAKLSKWRERRKPDRNAEVVTGRGLAYVKYELVRTYVGAIADVEINRKTGALAVKRFYVAHDCGQIINPDGLRNQIEGCVVQTVSRILKEEVTFDRSMVTSLDWASYPILSFPEIPEIVIDLIDRPQEVPWGGGEPTCAVVPSAIAGAVFEATGVRLRSVPFTPRKVLAALRAS; from the coding sequence ATGGACGAGATGATGAATCGGCGCAAGGTGTTGCAGGCAGGTGGCGCGCTCATTGTGGCCTTTAGCCTGCCGATGGCACGCGCCGAGACGGCCGCCGCCGAAAAAACCCTGTCGCCTGATCGGGTCGACGGCTTCCTTGCTGTCGCACAGGATGGAAGGGTGACGGTCTATTCCGGAAAGGTCGATCTCGGCACCGGGGTGCGGACCGCATTAACCCAGATCGTCGCGGACGAGCTTGACGTCTCCATGAACCAGATCACGATCATCGAAGGCGACACCGCGCTCACGCCAGACCAGGGCACGACCAGCGGAAGCTTTTCGATTCAGAGCGGCGGCATGCAGCTGCGCCGCGCTGCGGCCACGGCGCGTCGAGCCCTTCTGCGCCGCGCGGCCGCGCAGATGGATCGCGACATTTCCACGCTTTCGATCCGAAACGGTGTCGTCACTGCCGCAGGCGGCGAGCGGCTGCCGATTGGGAGTCTCGTTGAACCAACGAGCCTTGCTCTCGACATCGAAACGGACGCGCCGCAGAAGGCGCCTGGCGATTACACCGTCGTCGGCAAGCCGGTGCGCCGCCTGGACATTCCGGCCAAGGTGGATGGCCGCTTCACTTTCATGCAGGATTTCAAGCTTCCCGACATGCTGCATGGCCGAGTGGTGCGTCCATCGGGGTTCGGTGCGACGCTCGTCTCCTATGACGAGTCTTCAATCGCCGACATACCTGGAATAGTGAAGATCGTCCGCATCAGCAACTTTCTTGGCGTCGTCGCCAAAAGCGAATGGAGCGCAATCAAGGCCGCCCAACAGATGAAGGTAACCTGGTCAAGCTGGAATGACCTCCCGGACCAGAGCAAAATCTGGGAGCACGTACGCAATACGCCCGTCGTGCATGACGATGTCACCAGCCGTCTCGGCAGCTCGCGCGCGGTCCTTGGTGCCGCGCCACGCAAGCTTCGGGCAACCTATGATTTCGCGATCCACACCCACGGCTCGATCGGCCCGTCCTGTGCCGTGGCGACCTTTATCGATGGCAAGCTCACCTGCTGGACCGCCTCGCAGGCGACACACGATTTGCGCAAGCAACTGGCTGCGATGCTGGCACTATCCCACGCGGACGTTCGCTGCGTCTATGTCGAGGGCGCGGGCTGCTACGGCCGCAATGGGCACGAAGACGCCGCGGCCGATGCGGCGCTGCTGGCGCGTGCGGTGGGCAGGCCGGTTCGGGTGCAATGGATGCGCGCCGATGAGCACGGCTGGGATCCCAAGGGACCGCCGACACTACTCGACATGCAAGCCGGGGTCGATCCGCAGGGAAATCTGGCGGCGTGGGAATCCGAACTGTTCGTGCCTGACGGATCGGCGACTTTTGTGCCGCTCACCGGCGCTGACCTTGCCGGGCTTAACAGTCTTGGCAAGCTCAGCCCTGGCGGTGTGCTCAACGATCTCTCGATTCCGTATGATATCCCAAACGTCACGACCACCGCCCACCGATTGCAGTCGACACCCTTGCGACCTGCCTGGATCCGCTCGCCCGGGCGCCTGCAAAATACCTTTGCCAACGAATCCTTCCTTGACGAGATTGCGGCGAGCGTTGGCGCGGATCCGCTTGACATCCGGCTTCAACATCTCGAGGACGCGCGCGGCAAGGAACTGCTGGAGCGACTGGCTAAGCTCAGCAAATGGCGTGAGCGGCGAAAACCGGATCGCAATGCCGAGGTCGTCACGGGACGCGGGCTTGCCTATGTGAAATACGAGCTGGTGCGCACCTATGTCGGCGCCATCGCCGATGTGGAAATCAACCGCAAGACTGGCGCCCTTGCGGTGAAACGCTTCTACGTGGCGCATGATTGCGGCCAGATCATCAACCCTGACGGACTGCGCAATCAGATCGAGGGCTGCGTTGTCCAAACCGTGAGCCGAATCCTGAAGGAGGAAGTGACCTTCGATCGCTCCATGGTCACGAGCCTTGATTGGGCGAGCTATCCCATTCTAAGCTTCCCTGAGATCCCAGAGATCGTTATCGATCTGATCGATCGCCCGCAAGAGGTCCCCTGGGGCGGCGGGGAGCCTACCTGCGCCGTCGTCCCTTCGGCCATTGCCGGGGCCGTGTTCGAAGCTACTGGCGTACGCCTGCGCTCGGTGCCGTTCACGCCGCGAAAAGTGTTGGCGGCACTTCGCGCCAGCTGA
- a CDS encoding (2Fe-2S)-binding protein — MATTSLNVNGKAASVTVDDPDTPLLYVLRNELGLHGPRFGCGLGQCGACTVHVDGTAVRSCVTPLSAVSGRVVTLEGLGTTSNPHPLQSAFIEEQAVQCGYCINGMIMQSADLLARNPKPSEQDIKTELANNLCRCGTHLRILRAVMRAAASS, encoded by the coding sequence ATGGCAACGACTTCCTTGAACGTGAACGGTAAAGCCGCTTCAGTAACCGTCGATGATCCTGATACTCCCCTGCTTTACGTGCTGAGAAATGAGCTTGGTCTGCATGGACCGCGTTTCGGTTGCGGTCTCGGCCAATGCGGCGCCTGCACCGTCCACGTCGATGGAACGGCAGTTCGGTCCTGCGTTACACCGCTATCCGCAGTGTCCGGCCGCGTCGTGACGCTCGAAGGCCTCGGCACGACCAGCAATCCCCATCCGCTGCAAAGCGCGTTCATCGAAGAGCAGGCAGTCCAGTGCGGCTACTGCATCAACGGCATGATCATGCAGTCGGCGGACCTTTTGGCGCGCAATCCGAAGCCGAGCGAGCAAGACATTAAGACAGAACTGGCGAACAATCTTTGCCGTTGCGGAACGCATCTGCGGATTCTGCGTGCGGTCATGCGCGCTGCGGCAAGCTCGTAA
- a CDS encoding DUF305 domain-containing protein: MAFSSRTIVLSTMLLTAAASPSWAQNSTSANPGTGSAGRSEQQFIVDNDLAMSDMTRAMLVKPTGDVDHDFAAMMIPHHRGAIDMARAELKYGHNEDLRRLAQNIIAQQQQEISIMRRATGEDSQASDKSLPPSRPKPDAANRPSAMNATHMK; the protein is encoded by the coding sequence ATGGCTTTTTCCTCGCGCACAATCGTGTTGTCCACGATGCTGCTAACGGCTGCAGCTTCACCGTCGTGGGCACAGAATTCAACGAGCGCGAACCCTGGTACAGGCAGCGCCGGCCGCAGCGAGCAGCAATTCATCGTCGACAATGATCTGGCGATGAGTGACATGACGAGAGCGATGCTCGTCAAACCAACCGGTGACGTGGACCATGACTTTGCTGCCATGATGATTCCTCACCATCGAGGCGCGATTGATATGGCGCGCGCCGAGCTGAAATACGGTCACAACGAAGACCTTCGGCGGCTGGCGCAGAACATCATCGCGCAACAGCAGCAGGAGATATCAATCATGCGCCGCGCCACCGGGGAGGATTCTCAGGCAAGCGACAAGTCGTTGCCGCCATCGAGGCCAAAGCCGGATGCTGCGAATCGTCCAAGCGCAATGAACGCGACGCACATGAAGTGA
- a CDS encoding SDR family NAD(P)-dependent oxidoreductase — MSENPRDEFQPNGNGVRRRTVLVGAGLAATGLALSGGVAAAEPVKHASVAEPVSGPYPKPPAGRTAGPILPGRGSALVGKIAVVTGAARGIGRAIAVEFAANGADIIALDIAGPVSPTADAIPATEAELAGTVSEIEKYGRRATAVKADIRDMKALRAVAEKVEREHGKIDIVVANAAIQGWKPLMEMDDMDWRDQIENNLNGTANTVRAFGPKLVARNQGRIILLSSMQGRMGTMDGASYSASKWGILGLMKSAALELGRHNVTVNAILPGLVGTPLTYNEQRFRAAIAQSNRQPPAHPTAQETWDARAPTVPLQVGWLQPEDISPVAVFLASDAAALVTGSEFAVTGGDAAKVS, encoded by the coding sequence ATGAGCGAAAATCCTCGCGATGAATTCCAACCCAACGGCAATGGTGTGCGACGGCGCACGGTGCTGGTCGGCGCGGGGCTCGCAGCAACCGGGTTGGCGCTATCAGGCGGCGTTGCAGCAGCTGAGCCAGTAAAGCATGCATCGGTAGCCGAGCCGGTCAGCGGGCCCTATCCGAAACCTCCTGCCGGAAGAACCGCCGGGCCGATCCTGCCAGGGCGCGGCTCGGCGCTGGTCGGCAAGATCGCGGTGGTGACCGGTGCGGCCCGCGGAATTGGCCGTGCGATTGCCGTCGAATTCGCTGCCAACGGTGCTGATATCATTGCCCTCGACATTGCAGGACCGGTCAGCCCGACTGCCGATGCAATTCCGGCCACGGAGGCTGAACTCGCCGGGACAGTATCGGAGATCGAGAAATATGGCCGGCGCGCCACCGCAGTCAAAGCGGACATTCGTGACATGAAGGCTTTGCGAGCAGTTGCCGAGAAAGTGGAGCGTGAACACGGAAAGATCGACATCGTTGTCGCCAATGCCGCCATTCAGGGGTGGAAACCGCTGATGGAAATGGACGACATGGACTGGCGCGACCAGATCGAGAATAATCTCAATGGGACTGCGAATACCGTTCGCGCCTTTGGACCCAAGCTGGTCGCCCGCAATCAGGGTCGCATCATTCTGCTCTCTTCGATGCAAGGCAGAATGGGCACGATGGATGGGGCAAGCTATTCCGCGTCAAAATGGGGCATTTTGGGGCTGATGAAATCGGCGGCCCTGGAGCTCGGTCGGCACAACGTCACCGTCAATGCAATCTTGCCGGGACTGGTCGGCACGCCTTTGACCTACAATGAGCAGCGGTTCCGGGCGGCAATCGCACAGTCTAATCGCCAACCCCCGGCGCACCCGACCGCGCAGGAAACCTGGGACGCTCGTGCTCCGACTGTGCCGCTTCAGGTGGGATGGCTGCAGCCCGAAGACATCTCGCCGGTGGCGGTTTTCCTGGCATCCGACGCCGCTGCGCTGGTAACCGGCAGCGAATTTGCAGTCACCGGTGGAGACGCGGCCAAGGTCAGCTGA
- a CDS encoding CoA ester lyase — protein MANIDEVNSGSRIEIQSGNGARRPTVSLRSRLRACRSFLLTPGSRPERFASTPAFGGDAIIVDLESTVAPDDKRHARDAALAFFREPPAADFMRILRVNSPRSASGLRDLLALLEAGSQPDAVILPKCQSADEIRVVVDILDGSRIGIIPMVELARAVFVAELMADAHERVCGLFLGGGDLAADLGVEGTWENLLYARSKFVAAAASTGLAAIDVPYFKADEAGLRQEAMASRKLGMTGKAALHAEQLAVINTVFTPSPDAVSHARSVVAACNTAGRSAPVLAGQVLEPAMLREAERVLAIARKSHGVLQKPH, from the coding sequence ATGGCGAACATCGATGAAGTGAATTCCGGCTCCCGCATCGAAATACAGTCGGGGAATGGCGCCCGCCGGCCGACTGTTTCGCTCCGCAGCCGCCTTCGTGCATGCCGAAGTTTCCTGCTCACGCCAGGCTCCAGGCCCGAGCGTTTTGCCAGCACCCCGGCGTTCGGCGGCGATGCTATCATCGTCGATCTCGAGTCGACCGTCGCTCCTGACGACAAGCGCCACGCGCGAGACGCGGCGCTGGCCTTCTTTCGTGAACCGCCTGCAGCCGATTTCATGCGCATCCTTCGCGTCAACAGTCCGCGCTCTGCGAGCGGGCTGCGTGACCTGCTGGCCCTGCTCGAAGCCGGCAGCCAGCCCGATGCAGTCATACTTCCCAAGTGTCAATCGGCGGACGAAATCCGTGTCGTGGTCGATATCCTGGATGGCTCCAGGATCGGCATCATCCCCATGGTCGAACTCGCCCGGGCGGTGTTCGTTGCCGAGCTTATGGCCGATGCCCATGAGCGTGTTTGCGGCCTGTTCCTGGGTGGCGGCGATCTCGCTGCCGACCTCGGCGTGGAAGGCACATGGGAAAACCTGCTGTATGCGCGATCCAAGTTCGTGGCGGCGGCGGCCAGCACCGGTCTTGCTGCTATCGACGTGCCCTACTTCAAAGCGGACGAGGCCGGGCTCAGACAGGAAGCGATGGCGAGCCGCAAACTCGGCATGACAGGAAAGGCAGCACTTCACGCCGAGCAACTCGCCGTCATTAACACCGTCTTCACGCCCTCGCCGGACGCCGTGAGCCACGCACGTTCTGTCGTCGCTGCCTGCAACACCGCCGGCCGTAGCGCGCCGGTTCTAGCCGGCCAGGTCTTGGAGCCGGCAATGTTACGCGAAGCCGAGCGCGTCCTGGCGATCGCGAGGAAGTCGCATGGCGTCTTGCAGAAACCTCACTGA
- a CDS encoding AEC family transporter, with protein MLNTIATTLVPVAFVIYLGYRAGSHDAFARTDRALLTRLVLTWLLPPLLLAGILQAPRTDLTNYRIPLLFVVGLMVPYLTVLLGCRFVLRYDLRTSTLRASLLAFPDMVFMGIPILGQLFGPSSLYPILIANLVPSLLILPLTTVLLEVGSERQQRAGPRAFFKTVAKALREPRVWVPFIGIVLVLLDLRIPEFVISSLNLVGSATTGISLFVAGLIIAEERVELTRAVAVDVLIKNLVHPAAMLAAVLAFGVNGVLAREAILLAALPSAVITTMFAEEHGILESESSTTILATRVLAFATIPIMIAATHHLADV; from the coding sequence ATGCTCAACACCATCGCAACGACTCTCGTGCCGGTCGCGTTCGTCATTTATCTCGGCTATCGCGCCGGAAGCCATGACGCCTTTGCGCGGACGGACCGAGCCCTGCTGACCCGGCTGGTTCTCACTTGGCTTTTGCCCCCATTGCTGCTTGCCGGAATTCTGCAGGCGCCGCGCACGGATCTGACCAACTACAGAATACCGCTGCTCTTCGTGGTGGGGCTTATGGTCCCATATCTCACGGTGCTACTCGGCTGCCGTTTCGTGCTGCGCTACGACCTGCGAACCTCCACGCTGAGGGCGAGCCTGCTCGCCTTCCCAGACATGGTGTTCATGGGAATTCCGATCCTCGGACAGTTGTTTGGACCCTCGAGCCTGTATCCTATTCTCATTGCCAATCTTGTCCCGTCCCTCCTCATTCTTCCCCTTACGACTGTGTTGCTCGAGGTTGGCTCGGAAAGGCAACAACGCGCCGGACCGCGAGCGTTCTTCAAAACGGTCGCCAAGGCATTACGCGAACCACGGGTCTGGGTGCCATTCATCGGCATTGTCCTCGTGCTTCTCGATCTGCGTATACCCGAATTCGTCATCAGCTCGCTGAATCTCGTCGGCAGCGCGACCACCGGGATTTCCCTGTTCGTCGCCGGTCTCATCATTGCCGAGGAAAGGGTTGAGCTGACGAGGGCGGTGGCCGTCGACGTTCTTATCAAGAATCTGGTGCATCCCGCCGCGATGCTGGCCGCCGTATTGGCCTTCGGAGTGAATGGCGTGCTCGCGCGGGAGGCTATCCTCCTGGCGGCGCTTCCTTCCGCCGTTATCACGACCATGTTTGCGGAAGAGCACGGTATTCTAGAGTCCGAGTCCTCCACCACAATCCTCGCGACGCGAGTGCTCGCCTTCGCCACTATCCCGATCATGATTGCGGCAACGCATCATTTGGCGGACGTGTGA
- the citD gene encoding citrate lyase acyl carrier protein — MKIVKEAISGTLESGDVLVRVAPSENGTRDIVLRSEVIKQFGKQIRLVVADTLDKLSVSAGSIVIEDKGALDCVIRARVQAAALRGCSVEELDWRRLA; from the coding sequence ATGAAAATCGTCAAGGAAGCTATTTCCGGCACTCTGGAATCCGGCGACGTGCTGGTCAGGGTTGCTCCAAGCGAAAACGGCACGCGCGATATCGTGCTCAGGAGCGAGGTAATCAAGCAATTCGGCAAGCAGATCAGGCTTGTCGTCGCCGACACGCTTGACAAACTTTCCGTCAGCGCTGGCTCTATCGTCATCGAGGACAAGGGCGCACTTGACTGCGTGATCCGGGCGCGTGTCCAGGCGGCGGCGTTGCGCGGCTGCAGCGTGGAAGAGCTGGACTGGCGGAGGCTCGCATGA
- a CDS encoding aldolase/citrate lyase family protein — MKLRRSMLFVPGDNAAMLSTSFVYRPDSIMFDLEDAVSPREKDSARLLVFQALQHPAYRDIETVVRVNSLETGFGLKDLEVAVRGGADVVRLPKTENAQAIGELEAHVVRIEQACGRAVGDTKIMAAIESASGVVNAVSIATASPRMIAIALAGFDYLVDMHTKRSNGWQPELFYARAAVLHAARAARIDAFDVVYGNVSDDDGFLREVRIAKRLGFNGKSLIHPKQVDLLHKAYAPTTDEVSRAKRVIAAADEARRKGLGVVSLDGKMIDPPVIEEAEMTLQLADAS, encoded by the coding sequence ATGAAGCTGCGCCGCAGTATGCTCTTCGTCCCCGGTGACAACGCCGCAATGCTGAGCACATCCTTTGTCTACAGGCCGGATTCGATCATGTTCGACTTGGAGGACGCCGTGTCGCCACGCGAGAAGGACTCGGCGCGGCTTTTGGTGTTTCAGGCGCTGCAGCATCCAGCTTATCGCGACATCGAGACTGTCGTGCGGGTCAATTCGCTCGAGACCGGGTTCGGACTGAAGGATCTGGAGGTCGCCGTTAGGGGCGGGGCCGACGTGGTGCGTCTCCCCAAGACGGAGAATGCTCAGGCGATTGGTGAACTCGAAGCGCACGTGGTGCGGATTGAGCAGGCGTGCGGCCGCGCGGTCGGCGATACCAAGATCATGGCCGCAATCGAGTCGGCGAGCGGTGTAGTCAATGCTGTGTCGATCGCGACGGCATCGCCTCGCATGATCGCAATCGCACTGGCGGGCTTCGATTACCTCGTCGACATGCACACCAAGCGCAGCAACGGGTGGCAGCCTGAGTTGTTCTACGCCCGAGCCGCGGTGCTCCATGCCGCCCGCGCTGCGCGGATCGATGCCTTCGATGTGGTCTACGGCAACGTCAGCGATGACGATGGCTTCCTCCGCGAGGTCAGGATCGCGAAGCGGCTCGGGTTCAACGGCAAGTCGCTGATCCACCCTAAGCAGGTCGACCTTCTGCACAAGGCCTATGCGCCGACTACAGACGAAGTGAGCCGTGCGAAACGCGTCATCGCGGCGGCGGACGAGGCCCGCCGAAAAGGGCTTGGGGTCGTTTCGCTGGACGGCAAGATGATCGATCCGCCCGTCATCGAAGAGGCCGAGATGACCTTGCAGCTTGCCGATGCATCCTGA